Genomic window (Microcaecilia unicolor chromosome 8, aMicUni1.1, whole genome shotgun sequence):
CCCTTCCAGAAAATTTGATGGAAAATTAAGCATCCCTCGGTGGCCTTGGCTGTTGATAGTTATTGTTTTCAAGGACTTCAGTAGGAGAAATGGAGGGTTCTCAAGTTTTTCAGATGATCTGTAGGAGATGTAattgtcaaaaagctgaagctctCGCAAGGAACTCAGCCCATGGAAGGTGTTCTCTTGAAATGTTACACTGGTGATTTTGTTACTGCCAAGAAGTAGAAACTGTAGATGGATGAGACCATCAAAGGCCCCAGGCTCTATTGTTTCAATCTGGTTGTCCACTAGATTAAGGGACTGCAGAGAAGTCAAATACTGGAAAGTTTTTGCCTTGATggtactcaatttatttattttcagttctAGACGTTGAAGCCTTTTAAGCTAGGCGACAAAGGCTCTGAAATCTCTAAGAGTTTATTATTTCCCAGTTTTAATTCCTGCAAACTGTCAAGGCCTTGGAAATATAATGAAGAGTTAATCTTATATATGCAGTTACTAACAAGATTTAGGTTCTTAAGATTGCTCAGAGTTTGAAAGTCTTGGGAGCGTATCTCGATAATGTTATTAGAACTGAGGTCCAAACTTTCTAAAAATGTGACTTTGGAAATAGCTGCTGGTACGTCAGTTAACTGGTTGCCTGACAATGACAAATGCTGCAATGAGTCAAGATTTGCAAAAGAAAAAgtaggcaccagtctgaatttGTTTATTGATAAATCCAACTGGTGTAGAGCTGTACAGTTGCTAAAGACATCTTTCTTCAGGGCTGTGAATTCATTTCCTTTCAGATTAAGGACCTTAACTTCAGGATGACAGGAGCACAGATGTTCAATTAGATTGTCAGAGTCAGTCAGATTTAAATGGTTCAGGTGGACCTCCTCCAGTGAGGAACAGGAAAGGTTTTGGAGAAGATCTGCTGTGGCTTGTGGTTTCATGTGCATTCCTCCTAGATATAGAGTCCGTAATCCTTTTAGGAAGCAAGAGTCATATATAAACCATACCATGACAAAAGGTTCTCCAGCAAAGGATAAATTCAAGGAAGTGAGGTTCTGCAAGACATCTGTTGTAACATTTATTAGAAAGAAGGGATTCCTAGAAATATCTAAGTCGCAAAGCCCACTAGAAATATTGAAGATGAGTTGAGTAGAAAAATTCTGTAAACCATTGTCTGCAATATGTAGCTCTACCAAAGATCGTACCTGGAATACTGAGCTTAGCATATTTAATGTATGCAGTTTGTTTGAAGTTAAATGAAGCACTCTCAAGTTCCACAGTCTTTCAAAGGCAGCAGGTTGAATTGTACTGATATTGTTGTGGCCAAGCATCAGGACAGTTAGGTTTTCTAGGCCTTCCAGCATGTGATTAGAGAGCACCTCCAGCTTATTGGAAGTAAGGTTCAGCAGCTGCAGCTCCTTGAGCCTTGCAAAAGTTCCACCTTCAATGGCACTAATCTGATTCACAGAGATGTTCAGCACCTCTAGTTGACTCAGGTTCCTGAAATCATTCTGGTGGAGCACAGTGATGTCATTTTCTGAGAGGTCCAGGTTGCTTGCCATCTCAGGAAGGTCATGGGGCACTTCTCTCAAACCAATATGATAGCAGAGCACCTTCATCTTCCTTCCCCATACCTCATGAATTTCACAGTCCTGAAGACAGTATCCAGCTGTCCGCTCTGTGCCGAAGAACAGCAGCAGCACTGAGATCTGGAGAGAAAGCATGTTCTCTCTTTTCAGCATCTTACAAAATGATAACATAGAGTAAATGTGACTTAAGTACCAAAACAATAATTTTCACAAAATATGTAATAAGAGCGCTATATTCATTAGTAATACAATCAGGagacacatggaggggaataatcgaatggggacgcccatctctaaggggggCCATCTCCGGGAACAGCTACAAGAAGGGGCTtctcggccatcttttctttcgataatatggttggggcctgccaaatgcctaggatttgggcagatttgagaaGGCCAGccttggttttcggcgataatggaaaccgaaggcggccatctcaaaaacggacacatccaaggcatttggtcgtgggaggggccaggattcatagtgcattggtccccctcacatgccaggacaccaaccgggcaccctaaggggcacttttaagaataaaaacaaaacattaaaatacctcccaggtgcatagctcccttaccttgggtgctgagcccccccaaatcgtacccaaaacccactccccacaactctacaccattaccatagcacttatgggtgaagggggggcacctagatgtgggtacagtgggttttgggggggggttggagggctcccatttaccaccacaaatataacaggtggggggagggttgggcctgggtccacctgcctgaagtgcactgcacccactaaaaactgctccagggacctgcatactgttgtgatggagctgggtgaccactgggggagtcaggggaggtcatccccgattccctccggtggtcatctgggcagttcgggcacttttttgggacttggtcatgaaaaaaaagggtccaaaaaagcggaccaaatttttgccacggccgcccttcttttttccattattggccgagggcagccatctcttaagcacgccctggcatgccccgtcccaccttcgctacccttccgacacgcccccgggaactttgttcgtctccgcgacagactgcagttgggggcgcccaaaatcggcttttgattataccgatttgggcgcccacaagagaagggcggccatctcccaatttgggtcggaagatggccgccattctctttcgaaaataagctggataatcaaaattagtttgaaacaatttaaattacattaaaaataatttttcaaaagaGCATATGGACAAAAAAGGAGATAGAAAAATGCTACCAAAGCCCTTACATTATCTTGGTATTCACAGCTTTaggttgatttcaattaccccgatattgactgggtaaaagtaacattggggcacgctagggaggtaaaatttcttgatgaaattgaggactgctttatggagcagctggttcaggaaccatcaagagggggaacaattctagatctagtccttagtaaagcacgtgatctggtgcaggaggtaatggtgttgggatAAGCTCTGGAGAAAAACGGTCAAAAaataacttagaggagcagctacaaaggtcaaaaatttacatcaggcatggatgctgttcaaaaatatcatcctggaagacccctgtattaaaaaaaaaggaggaaagaaggccaaacgacagctggcatggttaaaaattgaggtgaaggaaaatattagaactaaaagaaaatccttcagaaaatggaagaaggaaccaactgaaaataatagaaaatggcataaggaatggcaaatgaaatgcaaagcactgataaagaaagcaaagagaaaccttgaaaagaagattgcattggaagcaaaagcacatagtaaaaatttttttaggtatattagaaacaAGACTTtgtcaaaagaatcagttggactgctagatgactgaggggtaaaaggggcactcagaaagacaaggccatagcagagaaattaaatgaactctttgcttccatcttcaccgaggaagatgtgagaGATATACCAGTacaagaaatggtattcaatgctgatgagtcaaagaaacaaacaaatctctgtaatcctagaagatgtaatggggcaatatgacaaattgaagagtagcaatttGCCTGGACTGGTTGGTATCCCCAGAGTActcatagaattgaaaaatgaacttacagatctattgttagtaatatgtaattcatctttaaaatcaagcatggtaccagaagattggagggtggccaatgtaacgccaattattaagaagggttccagaggtgatctgggaaattatagactggtgagcctaacgtcggtgccaagcaaaatggtagagactattataaaaaaataaaattatagagcatatatataagcatagattaatgagacaaagccaacatggatttagtcagaGGAAATGTTTCCTCACAaatgtactacatttctttgaaggggtgaataaacatgtggataaaggcgaaccAGTtgatatgtatctggattttcaaaagatatttgacaaagtaccccatgaaagactccagagcaaACAggaaagtcatgggacaggaggtaatgtcctattgtggattaaaaatggattcaaagatagaaaacaagaatTGAGTtaaagttaaatggtcagtattctcactggagaaaggtagatactgaggttccccaggggtctgtgctgcatgccactgctttttaacatatgtataaatgatctagaaatgggaataactagtgacaACACAGTTCAACGTTGTTaagtcgcaagaggattgtgaaaaaatagcaagaagaccttacaagattgggatggtgggcatccaaatagcagacgacgtttaatgtgatcaagtgtaaagtgatgcatgtgggaaagaggaaccgaaactatatatagctacatgatgcaaggcttcatattaggaatcactgcccaggaaaaggatctatgtgttttcgttgatgatacgttgaaaccctctgctccgtgtgcagcagtggctgagaaagcaaatagaatgttagatattattaggaaaggattgcaaaacaaaaatgagaatgttataatgcctttgtattgctccatggtgcgaccacacctcaaatactgtgttcaattctggtcgctgcatctcaaaaaagatatagtggaattagaaaaggtgcagggaagggcaacaaaaatgataaaggggatgggacgacttccctatgaggaacggctaaagcggctagggctcttcagcttcgagaaaaggcagctgaggggagatatgatagaggtctataaaataatgagtggagttgaacgggaagATGTGAATTTCTTgtctacgctttccaaaaatactaggactagagggaacacaatgaagctactaagtagtaaatttaaaacaaagcagaggaaatatttcttaacaatatgtaattaaactctggaatttgttgccagagaatgtggtaaaagcagttaacagggtttaaaaaaggtttggataatttcctaaaagaaaagtccataagccattattaaaatggacttgggaaaatccactgcttatttctaggataagcagcataaaatgtattgaactttttggggatcttgccaggtacttgtgaactgggttgaccactgtgggaaacaggctactgggcttgatggaccttcagtctgacccaatatagcAACACTTAA
Coding sequences:
- the LOC115475806 gene encoding LOW QUALITY PROTEIN: toll-like receptor 13 (The sequence of the model RefSeq protein was modified relative to this genomic sequence to represent the inferred CDS: inserted 1 base in 1 codon; substituted 1 base at 1 genomic stop codon), with protein sequence MLKRENMLSLQISVLLLFFGTERTAGYCLQDCEIHEVWGRKMKVLCYHIGLREVPHDLPEMASNLDLSENDITVLHQNDFRNLSQLEVLNISVNQISAIEGGTFARLKELQLLNLTSNKLEVLSNHMLEGLENLTVLMLGHNNISTIQPAAFERLWNLRVLHLTSNKLHTLNMLSSVFQVRSLVELHIADNGLQNFSTQLIFNISSGLCDLDISRNPFFLINVTTDVLQNLTSLNLSFAGEPFVMVWFIYDSCFLKGLRTLYLGGMHMKPQATADLLQNLSCSSLEEVHLNHLNLTDSDNLIEHLCSCHPEVKVLNLKGNEFTALKKDVFSNCTALHQLDLSINKFRLVPTFSFANLDSLQHLSLSGNQLTDVPAAISKVTFLESLDLSSNNIIEIRSQDFQTLSNLKNLNLVSNCIYKINSSLYFQGLDSLQELKLGNNKLLEISXAFVAXLKRLQRLELKINKLSTIKAKTFQYLTSLQSLNLVDNQIETIEPGAFDGLIHLQFLLLGSNKITSVTFQENTFHGLSSLRELQLFDNYISYRSSEKLENPPFLLLKSLKTITINSQGHRGMLNFPSNFLEGLLSLEKIHAGNLALNSLVSSVFSYTTKLKELDLSNSALISINVNLLQHVPNLTELHVNRLGLQSLDFVVNVNLPHLCILRAAGNQLNTIDRKHLAAMPSLKLLDLRNNPLTCDCDNQWFLSWALSNIKTQVIHFYNYTCGYPSIYKGKQLSTFNPSSCTMHYEFMLFISTMTTVIVLMTACTFFHFWRWQMTYAYYLFFAFLYDKKQKRKPGHMQHKYDAFISYNKHDEDWVINDLLPKLEGNYKWKLCLHHRDFEPGKLIIDNIVENIYASRKTICIISHHYLESEWCSREIQVASFRLFDEYKDVLVLIFLEEIPSYRLSPYHRMRKLVKRKTYLMWPREKEAVPLFWHKLNLALKTSESKEEENPILSGNVPEDDE